In a single window of the Bacillus marinisedimentorum genome:
- the selD gene encoding selenide, water dikinase SelD, giving the protein MTAKSGUGCKLGPEDLAQVLRHLPERKPDPNLLVGLDTADDAGVYKVSDDLALIQTVDFFTPIVDDPYMFGAIAAANSLSDVYAMGGEPKTVLNIVGFPIAKLGSEMLAEILKGAAEKVEEAGAITLGGHSIDDQEPKFGLSVTGFVHPEKFYKNIGALPGDALVLTKPIGVGIMTTGIKKDAVTEEQKKTVTDTMAMLNKTASELLHRYHPHAVTDVTGFGLLGHGSEMAEGSEASLVFYLDDVPVLDGAVELLKQNIIPGGSKSNHRWLKETVRYEEGLSVNDQLLLCDAVTSGGLLISMPKDEAVDYIEQLHRHGLSEARIVGEVTEQKDFPIEVYRRKT; this is encoded by the coding sequence ATGACCGCCAAATCCGGTTGAGGATGCAAACTGGGTCCTGAAGACCTGGCGCAAGTTTTGCGCCATTTACCTGAACGCAAACCAGATCCGAACCTGCTTGTAGGTCTTGATACGGCGGATGATGCCGGCGTTTATAAAGTCAGTGATGACCTTGCCCTGATTCAGACCGTCGACTTTTTCACGCCAATTGTCGATGACCCATATATGTTCGGCGCCATTGCTGCCGCCAATTCGCTTAGTGATGTATATGCGATGGGCGGAGAACCGAAGACGGTCTTGAATATTGTGGGCTTTCCGATCGCCAAACTCGGAAGCGAAATGCTCGCTGAGATCTTGAAAGGTGCTGCTGAAAAAGTCGAAGAGGCGGGTGCCATTACGTTAGGCGGTCATTCCATTGATGACCAGGAGCCTAAATTCGGCCTGTCTGTCACGGGGTTTGTCCACCCTGAGAAGTTTTACAAAAACATCGGCGCCCTGCCGGGAGATGCCCTTGTACTGACAAAACCGATCGGCGTCGGCATTATGACTACCGGAATCAAAAAGGATGCTGTTACAGAAGAACAGAAAAAAACCGTTACCGATACAATGGCAATGCTCAATAAAACAGCAAGTGAACTGCTGCATCGTTACCACCCGCATGCCGTCACCGATGTGACCGGCTTTGGACTGCTCGGGCACGGCAGTGAGATGGCGGAGGGCAGTGAAGCGAGCCTTGTTTTCTATCTGGATGATGTTCCAGTTCTGGATGGAGCGGTTGAACTGCTCAAACAGAACATCATACCTGGCGGGTCAAAATCCAATCACCGCTGGTTAAAGGAGACTGTCAGGTATGAAGAAGGGCTTTCTGTCAATGACCAGCTGCTCCTTTGCGACGCTGTCACGTCAGGAGGGCTTTTAATCAGCATGCCGAAAGATGAGGCCGTGGATTATATCGAGCAACTTCACCGACACGGCCTTTCAGAAGCCCGTATAGTCGGCGAGGTGACAGAACAGAAAGACTTTCCGATTGAAGTATACAGGCGGAAGACATAA
- a CDS encoding Hsp20/alpha crystallin family protein, which produces MDGKEEKFPELRRLANIMDRFFDDPFTEFFGQQGFRADVYDSDDKVVIEAELPGFSKKDINIEIIHYGIKITALRSESSEIKDDAKHYTRRERSRRSVSRTIPVNFPVYPDSLKASYKNGLLLVTIQKPVSAADGKPYIDIE; this is translated from the coding sequence ATGGACGGTAAAGAAGAAAAGTTCCCTGAACTTCGGCGCCTTGCGAATATCATGGACCGGTTTTTCGATGATCCGTTCACGGAATTTTTTGGCCAGCAAGGTTTCCGCGCCGATGTATATGATTCTGATGATAAAGTGGTGATTGAAGCTGAACTTCCCGGTTTCTCGAAAAAAGATATCAATATCGAAATCATCCATTACGGCATCAAGATCACAGCCCTCCGCAGTGAAAGTTCTGAAATCAAAGATGACGCTAAACATTACACACGGCGGGAAAGGTCGCGCCGAAGCGTTTCACGCACCATTCCTGTTAACTTCCCTGTATACCCAGACTCCCTCAAGGCAAGCTACAAGAACGGACTGTTATTGGTCACGATCCAAAAACCGGTTTCCGCTGCCGACGGAAAGCCCTATATCGATATTGAATGA
- the selA gene encoding L-seryl-tRNA(Sec) selenium transferase has translation MKQHLRHIPPVHKLQQDERFTELLQGNGLSTDKLTGAVQFGIEQLRRRLLDGSWEGALTEAAFTAYIFAQTAKKTTEMTEYKLKKVINAAGTIIHTNLGRSRLSNEAIRKVTEAAENYSNLEYRLEEGKRGSRHTLIEEWLVEATGAEAAMVVNNNAAAVYLVLRAMAENREVIVSRGQLVEIGGSFRVSSIMEESGAKLVEVGTTNKTHLHDYEHAVTEETAMIMKVHTSNFKTIGFTKTVSTSEMASIKKENEGLIFYEDLGSGALYDYRKYGIGNEPTVREVLDAGADIVSFSGDKLLGGPQAGIIAGKKELIDQLKRHQLARVLRVDKMTLAALEATLKAYVLGSKEILEIPTVRDILKPIEDIRQTAEAFKRAIETGGSAYNVRLISDISQVGGGTMPDVELPTAAAAVTHPKMNASRLLESLRNHSPAIIARARDEKVILDFRTLSREDTAVVVAALQTLERHDA, from the coding sequence ATGAAACAGCATTTACGCCATATCCCGCCGGTCCATAAGCTCCAGCAAGATGAACGGTTCACGGAGCTGCTGCAGGGGAACGGGCTATCAACCGATAAACTTACCGGGGCAGTTCAATTTGGAATCGAACAATTGAGAAGGCGCCTTTTGGATGGTTCATGGGAGGGCGCTTTGACCGAAGCAGCGTTTACAGCATACATTTTTGCGCAAACAGCGAAAAAAACGACAGAGATGACTGAGTATAAGTTGAAAAAAGTGATAAATGCCGCAGGCACCATCATACATACAAACCTGGGACGTTCCAGGCTCAGCAATGAAGCGATCAGGAAAGTGACAGAAGCGGCCGAAAACTATTCCAACCTTGAGTACCGGCTTGAAGAAGGGAAAAGAGGCTCGCGCCATACATTGATTGAGGAGTGGCTGGTGGAAGCAACGGGGGCGGAGGCTGCCATGGTTGTCAATAACAATGCGGCGGCGGTTTATTTGGTTTTGAGGGCCATGGCCGAAAACAGGGAAGTCATCGTTTCAAGAGGGCAGCTCGTTGAAATCGGCGGTTCGTTCCGGGTTTCTTCTATAATGGAAGAAAGCGGGGCGAAGCTGGTGGAAGTCGGCACGACAAACAAAACACACCTTCATGATTATGAACATGCAGTAACAGAAGAGACGGCAATGATCATGAAGGTGCATACGAGCAATTTCAAAACGATCGGTTTCACTAAAACGGTTTCAACCAGTGAAATGGCTTCAATAAAAAAGGAGAATGAAGGCCTCATTTTCTATGAAGATCTTGGAAGCGGGGCTTTGTATGATTACCGCAAATACGGCATCGGGAATGAACCGACAGTCCGGGAAGTGCTCGATGCAGGTGCGGACATCGTTTCGTTCAGCGGAGACAAACTTTTGGGCGGTCCGCAGGCTGGCATTATCGCCGGGAAAAAGGAACTGATTGATCAACTGAAAAGGCACCAGCTGGCAAGGGTGCTCAGAGTCGATAAAATGACACTTGCCGCACTTGAGGCAACATTGAAGGCTTACGTGCTCGGAAGTAAAGAAATTCTAGAAATTCCGACTGTCCGCGACATCTTAAAACCGATTGAGGATATCCGGCAAACCGCCGAGGCTTTCAAACGAGCAATTGAAACGGGCGGTTCGGCGTATAATGTCCGTTTGATCAGTGATATATCACAGGTCGGCGGCGGCACCATGCCGGATGTCGAACTGCCGACTGCGGCCGCCGCCGTCACACATCCAAAAATGAATGCAAGCAGACTGTTGGAGTCACTGAGAAATCACAGTCCGGCCATCATTGCCCGTGCCCGTGATGAAAAAGTCATTCTCGATTTCAGGACACTTTCCCGGGAAGATACTGCAGTAGTTGTTGCTGCGCTGCAGACATTGGAACGGCACGATGCGTAA
- a CDS encoding small acid-soluble spore protein P gives MAEKNTFKDMRKNAPKGNQPTQPEPLSGSKKVKQRNHTRQNHGEGH, from the coding sequence ATGGCAGAAAAAAATACGTTCAAAGACATGAGGAAAAATGCCCCTAAAGGCAATCAGCCAACCCAGCCGGAACCGCTGAGCGGCTCCAAAAAAGTGAAACAGCGGAATCACACCCGCCAGAATCACGGCGAAGGGCATTAA
- the sspO gene encoding small acid-soluble spore protein O, which translates to MAKRKANHLRPGMNAAAAQGMGTGYNEELSNEPLTEEQKQNNKRRKKNQ; encoded by the coding sequence ATGGCAAAACGAAAAGCGAACCATCTCAGGCCGGGAATGAACGCTGCCGCAGCCCAGGGCATGGGCACAGGATATAATGAAGAACTGTCCAATGAGCCTTTGACTGAAGAACAAAAACAAAACAATAAAAGACGAAAAAAGAACCAGTGA